A part of Corynebacterium lactis RW2-5 genomic DNA contains:
- a CDS encoding adenosine deaminase, with protein MLNSSHIDPDGSSPDLADIRKVVATLPKVLLHDHLDGGLRPQTVLELAEECGYSDKLPTTDVDELAQWFIDTGNSGSLTSYLTAFAHTCAVMQTAESLTRVACEAVEDLAADNVVYAELRLAPENHLESGLDMQGVVDALVEGLAQGEAHAAAAGKDITARLLICAMRQNDRSKEVAQLTIDNYGERSGGYVVGFDIAGPENGFPPADHADAFALLRENLVPFTIHAGEDAGVDSLRDAVVQGANRLGHGVRVYEDFTASLEGIECQQVASAIRDRQIPLEICPTSNVQTGVCDNLADHPFSLLDEMRFTCTVNTDNRLIGATSMTKECMALVSVFGYGYTELFDLTCHAINNAFADLPTRERILDTIIYPAYLKLTDADGDGEIDADESLEMHLN; from the coding sequence ATGCTTAATTCTTCGCATATCGACCCAGATGGTTCTTCACCTGACCTTGCAGACATCCGCAAAGTAGTGGCGACGCTGCCGAAGGTGCTGCTGCATGACCATCTCGACGGTGGACTCCGGCCGCAGACTGTCCTCGAGCTCGCAGAGGAGTGCGGCTATAGCGATAAGCTCCCGACCACTGACGTCGACGAATTGGCGCAGTGGTTCATCGATACCGGCAACTCGGGATCGCTCACCTCTTACCTCACCGCGTTCGCTCACACCTGCGCTGTGATGCAGACTGCTGAATCTCTAACCCGCGTTGCTTGTGAGGCGGTCGAGGATTTGGCCGCCGACAACGTTGTCTACGCGGAGCTGCGTCTCGCGCCGGAAAACCACCTGGAAAGCGGGTTGGATATGCAAGGTGTCGTAGACGCGCTCGTCGAGGGGCTGGCCCAGGGGGAGGCCCACGCTGCGGCCGCCGGAAAGGACATCACCGCCCGGCTTCTGATCTGTGCGATGCGCCAGAATGACCGCTCGAAGGAAGTCGCCCAGCTGACTATCGATAACTACGGAGAACGCTCCGGCGGCTACGTTGTCGGCTTCGACATCGCAGGCCCGGAAAATGGCTTCCCCCCGGCGGACCATGCAGACGCGTTCGCGCTGCTTCGCGAAAACCTGGTGCCGTTTACCATTCACGCGGGCGAGGACGCCGGTGTAGATTCCCTGCGTGATGCAGTGGTTCAGGGGGCGAATCGTCTGGGGCACGGCGTCCGCGTCTACGAGGATTTCACTGCCTCTCTCGAAGGCATCGAATGCCAGCAGGTCGCTTCTGCTATTCGTGACCGCCAGATTCCCCTGGAAATCTGTCCGACCTCGAACGTGCAGACCGGCGTGTGCGACAACCTCGCCGACCACCCATTCTCGCTTCTCGACGAGATGCGCTTCACGTGCACGGTAAACACCGACAACCGCCTCATCGGCGCGACGTCGATGACCAAGGAGTGCATGGCGCTGGTGTCGGTGTTTGGTTACGGGTACACCGAGCTTTTCGACTTGACCTGCCACGCCATTAACAATGCGTTCGCGGATCTGCCGACGCGAGAGCGCATCCTCGACACAATCATCTATCCCGCATACCTGAAGCTCACGGATGCTGACGGCGACGGCGAGATCGATGCCGACGAGTCGCTAGAGATGCATCTGAACTAG